One Watersipora subatra chromosome 4, tzWatSuba1.1, whole genome shotgun sequence genomic window carries:
- the LOC137395317 gene encoding small ribosomal subunit protein uS10-like, producing the protein MSYAMKDGKAPAEEPVIHRIRITLTSRNVKSLEKVCGDLIKGAKDKQLKVKGPVRMPTKTLRITTRKTPCGEGSKTWDRFQMKIHKRLIDLVSPSEIVKQITSISIEPGVEVEVTIADA; encoded by the exons ATGTCTTACGCAATGAAAGATGGTAAAGCGCCTGCTGAGGAGCCAGTGATTCATAGAATCCGTATTACCCTTACCAGTCGCAATGTTAAAAGCTTAGAAAAAG TGTGCGGTGATCTGATAAAGGGTGCCAAGGACAAGCAGTTGAAGGTTAAAGGTCCAGTGAGAATGCCCACAAAG ACATTGAGAATCACCACAAGAAAGACTCCTTGTGGTGAGGGTTCCAAAACTTGGGATAGGTTTCAGATGAAGATCCACAAGCGGTTGATTGATCTTGTCTCTCCATCTGAGATAGTTAAGCAAATCACCTCCATCAGCATTGAGCCTGGTGTAGAGGTTGAAGTTACCATCGCTGATGCTTAG